In Halalkalibaculum roseum, a single window of DNA contains:
- a CDS encoding sensor histidine kinase, producing the protein MKALKEMTEFYSYLLLVPLILWTSPALAQDEQVSRTTFMTSKAPSLRFEHIGIEEGMAQASASSIMQDSRGYLWITTQGGLHRFDGQEFKVYTETPFDTTSLSENWVRGAAEASNGDIWVTAEGGGLNRLNQTTGRFKKYLHDPDDSTSLSSNRAFMPFEDSRGDLWVSTFDNGLNRMKTGEDGKFTRFTHVHDDSSTISSHTIFKISEDFEGYIWAGSNNGISRIDPETDEITRFLFDPEGRGVYGAPENVLGQYHSPDEPNIIWLATGNGLVKFNSLSGAYKRHLIADNESSETNPLNFIHQVVPDPDNPNVLWVGGPGTGVARFDMQSETFTSYRNNPRDPHSLSDNNVRTLFADRSGTIWVGTFTEGLEAFNPGAVNFTHLRNDPEDDQSIAPGIVWGVYEDRNGTLWVGSDVGVGGDFLTRFDLRTSEFVRYQHIPQDSTSLLPGNYRVFAEDADNEFWVAGSGGLNLFDRTTGKAISYRHPQKPENRGRNNIFALVKSYEDNSTLYLGSAGGIDRFDTRSRDFEHLPMAQSGIDQEPFVLSLYQDTNQVLWAGTNEGLYRIDANDDVTLASTYNPNDTTTINHNQIAGITERASEPGILWLATQNGGLNRFDSHTGSAKHYTMERGLPSNTLYGLLVDEAGTLWMSSNNGISNFDPETETFRNYGLDDGLMALEYSQNAYFKGKGGVMYFGSGKGVTAFNPEQLHINEIPPQVVISSVKLFNKPLEVGEDSPLKQPLTEVPTITLAHTQNELTFDYVALHFANAAKNSYAYRLEGFDNEWVSAGTKRSATYTNLSPGDYTFRVKASNADGIWNENGASVNLSVLPPWYQTWWAYGLFVGIFGFSVFGVDRVQRYRLSKKEKERSKLREAELRAEAENRRRADTEQLSKIGRAITSTLSVDKIIETVYENVNKLMDAAIFGVGIYNEEQKQLDFPATKEEGEMLPAYTNELDDEKWLSVWCFKNREEIIIGDFENEHKQYLQKYEAPLVGKVPNSVIYLPLVQQDRTIGVITTQSFNKNAYSPYHVNLLRNLATYAAIALDNASAYRQLNATLSELKTMQQQLVQQEKLASLGQLTAGIAHEIKNPLNFVNNFSDLSIELIEEAREEIKAKLPADGELINDILKDIETNIRKIHEHGNRADSIVKSMLQHSRGGAGAKEPIPLNNLIKEYTNLAFHGMRAGKHPINVDIDFHFDEEIGELSLVAEEFSRVILNLCNNAFDAMREKIDGNNEGKDTYTPKLSVGTHKNSTHAEVQITDNGPGIPEELKDLILQPFFTTKKGTEGTGLGLSISHDIIKAHGGTLEIESKKGEFTKFIINIPT; encoded by the coding sequence ATGAAAGCTTTAAAAGAAATGACCGAATTCTACTCGTACCTCCTGCTGGTACCTCTTATTCTTTGGACTTCCCCTGCCCTTGCCCAGGATGAGCAGGTTTCACGGACCACCTTCATGACCAGTAAAGCCCCTTCCCTGCGCTTTGAACATATCGGTATTGAAGAGGGAATGGCTCAAGCCAGTGCCAGCTCCATTATGCAGGACAGCCGTGGGTACTTATGGATAACCACACAGGGTGGATTGCATCGCTTTGACGGCCAGGAATTCAAGGTCTATACCGAAACTCCTTTCGACACAACCTCACTTTCTGAAAATTGGGTGCGGGGTGCTGCAGAAGCGAGTAATGGAGATATTTGGGTAACGGCGGAAGGCGGTGGGCTTAACCGGCTGAATCAAACAACCGGTCGATTCAAGAAGTATTTGCACGATCCTGACGATTCCACTTCACTATCCAGCAATCGTGCTTTCATGCCGTTTGAAGACAGTCGTGGAGATCTCTGGGTGAGTACTTTTGATAATGGTCTGAACCGAATGAAAACCGGAGAGGATGGTAAATTTACACGGTTCACTCATGTTCATGACGATTCCAGTACCATATCCAGTCATACCATCTTCAAAATTTCCGAAGATTTTGAAGGCTACATATGGGCAGGCTCAAATAACGGTATATCCAGGATTGACCCTGAAACAGATGAAATTACACGATTTCTTTTCGACCCCGAAGGAAGAGGCGTTTATGGTGCACCTGAAAATGTACTTGGCCAATATCACTCTCCTGATGAACCCAATATTATCTGGCTGGCAACCGGCAACGGGCTGGTCAAATTCAATAGTCTATCAGGGGCATATAAACGACATCTCATTGCTGACAATGAAAGCAGCGAAACCAATCCTCTGAATTTCATTCACCAGGTGGTCCCCGATCCGGACAACCCGAACGTACTCTGGGTAGGCGGACCCGGTACAGGGGTTGCTCGCTTCGATATGCAATCGGAGACCTTCACCTCTTACAGAAATAATCCAAGAGACCCTCACAGTCTCAGTGATAACAATGTTCGAACACTGTTTGCAGACCGCTCGGGCACTATTTGGGTGGGTACTTTCACGGAAGGTTTGGAAGCTTTTAATCCGGGGGCCGTAAACTTTACACACTTACGAAATGACCCTGAAGACGACCAAAGTATTGCTCCGGGGATAGTTTGGGGCGTCTATGAGGACCGCAATGGCACCCTATGGGTAGGTTCGGATGTAGGAGTCGGTGGTGATTTCCTTACCCGTTTTGATTTACGTACGTCAGAATTCGTTCGTTATCAGCATATTCCGCAAGATTCCACTTCTCTGCTTCCCGGAAACTATAGAGTTTTTGCGGAAGATGCCGATAATGAATTCTGGGTAGCCGGCAGCGGGGGACTCAATCTTTTTGATCGTACCACCGGCAAAGCAATCTCATATAGGCATCCTCAGAAACCGGAAAACCGTGGCCGAAATAATATCTTCGCACTGGTTAAAAGCTATGAAGACAACAGCACGCTTTACCTAGGAAGCGCAGGAGGCATCGACCGTTTCGATACCCGAAGCAGGGACTTTGAGCACCTACCTATGGCACAGAGTGGAATTGATCAGGAACCTTTTGTGCTAAGTCTGTACCAGGATACAAATCAGGTACTCTGGGCGGGCACTAACGAAGGGCTATACCGAATCGATGCGAATGATGACGTTACTCTTGCTTCGACTTATAACCCCAATGATACCACCACCATCAATCACAATCAGATTGCAGGCATTACCGAGCGTGCCTCCGAACCGGGCATTCTCTGGCTTGCCACGCAGAATGGCGGATTGAACCGGTTTGATTCACACACAGGTTCGGCAAAACACTATACCATGGAACGGGGCCTTCCCAGCAATACGCTTTATGGCCTTCTTGTAGATGAAGCAGGAACGCTCTGGATGAGTTCAAATAATGGCATTTCTAACTTTGATCCGGAAACCGAAACCTTTCGCAATTACGGTCTCGATGACGGACTGATGGCGCTTGAGTATAGTCAAAATGCCTATTTCAAAGGCAAGGGAGGAGTAATGTACTTTGGAAGCGGGAAAGGTGTTACAGCCTTCAACCCGGAGCAGCTTCATATCAATGAAATTCCCCCACAGGTAGTCATTTCCAGTGTCAAGCTCTTCAACAAACCGCTTGAAGTCGGTGAAGATTCACCTTTGAAACAACCCTTAACTGAGGTTCCAACCATCACGCTTGCTCATACTCAGAATGAGCTGACATTCGATTATGTAGCGCTTCATTTCGCCAATGCTGCAAAGAATAGCTATGCTTACAGACTGGAAGGATTTGACAATGAGTGGGTGTCAGCAGGAACCAAACGCTCAGCCACCTATACTAACCTCTCTCCGGGTGACTACACTTTTAGGGTAAAAGCCTCAAATGCCGATGGCATCTGGAATGAAAACGGAGCATCCGTGAATCTTTCCGTGCTGCCGCCCTGGTATCAGACCTGGTGGGCTTATGGATTGTTTGTGGGAATATTCGGCTTTAGCGTATTCGGTGTGGACCGGGTTCAGCGTTACCGTCTTTCCAAAAAAGAAAAAGAGAGAAGTAAGTTAAGAGAGGCCGAGCTGCGTGCCGAGGCCGAAAACAGGCGCCGGGCCGATACAGAGCAACTCAGCAAAATCGGTAGAGCCATAACCTCCACCCTCTCCGTCGATAAAATCATTGAAACCGTATACGAAAATGTAAATAAACTGATGGATGCCGCTATTTTTGGGGTAGGCATATACAACGAAGAGCAAAAACAGCTTGATTTTCCGGCTACCAAGGAAGAAGGAGAAATGCTACCAGCCTATACCAATGAACTCGATGATGAGAAGTGGTTGTCGGTTTGGTGCTTTAAAAACCGCGAAGAAATCATCATCGGGGATTTTGAAAACGAGCACAAGCAATATTTACAGAAATACGAAGCCCCATTGGTTGGCAAAGTACCTAACTCCGTGATTTACCTGCCTTTGGTTCAGCAAGATCGAACCATTGGGGTTATCACCACTCAAAGTTTTAATAAAAATGCATACTCCCCTTATCATGTAAACTTACTGCGAAACCTGGCCACTTATGCTGCCATAGCTCTTGACAATGCTTCTGCCTACAGACAGCTCAATGCCACATTGAGTGAACTCAAAACTATGCAGCAGCAACTGGTGCAGCAGGAAAAGTTAGCCTCATTAGGACAGCTGACAGCGGGAATCGCCCATGAGATTAAAAATCCGCTCAACTTCGTTAATAACTTCTCGGATCTAAGCATTGAATTGATAGAAGAAGCAAGAGAAGAGATCAAAGCTAAGCTTCCTGCCGACGGTGAATTGATAAATGACATTTTGAAAGACATTGAAACCAACATCCGCAAGATTCATGAACACGGGAACCGGGCGGATTCTATCGTCAAATCAATGCTTCAGCACAGTCGAGGAGGAGCGGGAGCAAAAGAACCGATCCCACTTAATAATTTAATAAAGGAGTACACGAATCTCGCCTTTCACGGGATGAGAGCCGGAAAGCATCCTATCAACGTAGACATAGACTTTCATTTTGATGAAGAAATCGGGGAACTGTCACTGGTTGCTGAGGAGTTCAGTAGGGTGATTTTAAACTTATGTAACAATGCTTTTGATGCGATGAGGGAAAAGATTGACGGCAACAATGAAGGGAAAGATACCTACACTCCCAAATTATCGGTAGGCACCCATAAGAATAGCACGCATGCGGAGGTGCAGATTACCGACAACGGGCCTGGAATCCCTGAGGAGTTGAAAGATCTTATACTGCAGCCATTCTTTACCACCAAAAAAGGAACTGAAGGAACAGGCTTAGGACTCAGTATATCCCACGATATTATCAAAGCGCATGGCGGAACTTTAGAAATTGAAAGTAAAAAAGGAGAATTCACAAAATTTATCATTAACATACCAACATAA